The following are encoded together in the Vigna angularis cultivar LongXiaoDou No.4 chromosome 9, ASM1680809v1, whole genome shotgun sequence genome:
- the LOC108347574 gene encoding serine/threonine-protein kinase STY13 → MSCRERNKGEREEKEYENSSVALKSKSARQNIGSIEDEPLTIDESLLIDPKLLFIGSEIGEGAHGRVYEGRYRERIVAIKVLHRGSTLEERVSRENRFAREVNMMSRVHHENLVKFIGACKDPLMVIVTEMLPGLSLRRYLITIRPKQLELYVAIKFALDIALAMDWLHANGIIHRDLKPDNLLLTANQKSVKLADFGLAREESVTEMMTAETGTYRWMAPELYSTVTLRQGEKKHYNNKVDVYSFGIVLWELLTNRMPFEGMSNLQAAYAAAFKQERPNLPEDISPDLAFIIQSCWVEDPNMRPSFSQIIRMLNKFILTLQPPPFSAPPEPDDEPEAVTSNGTITDFSTRNKVKFSFIRHLFSSKRTKS, encoded by the exons ATGAGTTGCAGAGAAAGGAACAAAGgggaaagagaagagaaggaaTATGAAAATAGTTCTGTTGCATTGAAATCAAAATCAGCGAGGCAAAACATTGGTTCAATAGAAGATGAACCGCTAACAATTGATGAAAGTCTTCTGATTGACCCCAAGCTATTGTTTATTGGGTCAGAAATTGGCGAGGGAGCTCATGGAAGAGTTTATGAAGGAAG GTACAGAGAACGGATTGTTGCTATCAAAGTTCTGCATCGTGGGAGTACTTTAGAAGAAAGAGTTTCACGGGAGAATCGTTTTGCTCGCGAAGTTAATATGATGTCTCGTGTCCACCATGAGAATCTTGTGAAG TTTATTGGAGCTTGTAAGGATCCTCTGATGGTTATTGTTACAGAGATGTTACCTGGTTTGTCACTGCGAAGATATCTGATCACTATACGCCCTAAACAATTAGAGCTTTATGTGGCTATAAAGTTTGCCCTTGATATTGCTCTGGCCATGGATTGGTTACATGCCAATGGAATCATACATAGAGATCTGAAGCCTG ACAATCTGCTGCTCACGGCAAACCAGAAGTCGGTTAAACTTGCTGATTTTGGCCTGGCAAGAGAAGAATCTGTGACCGAAATGATGACTGCAGAAACTGGAACTTACCGTTGGATGGCACCCGAG TTGTACAGTACAGTGACATTGCGTCAAGGGGAGAAAAAGCATTACAACAATAAGGTTGATGTCTACAGCTTTGGAATTGTTTTGTGGGAGCTACTAACAAATCGCATGCCTTTTGAAGGAATGTCCAATTTACAGGCTGCTTATGCTGCCGCATTTAAG CAAGAGAGGCCTAACCTTCCTGAAGACATATCTCCTGATCTTGCGTTCATCATTCAATCATGCTGGGTTGAAGATCCTAACATGAGACCAAGCTTCAGTCAGATTATCCGCATGCTTAATAAGTTCATCCTCACTCTCCAACCACCACCATTTTCAGCACCACCTGAACCGGACGACGAACCTGAGGCCGTGACAAGTAATGGCACAATAACTGACTTTTCTACGCGAAATAAAGTAAAGTTTTCATTTATTCGCCACCTTTTTTCTTCGAAGAGGACCAAAAGCTGA
- the LOC128193889 gene encoding uncharacterized protein LOC128193889, with the protein MGVGRALRSRKLSPKFIGPYQILRRIGPVAYEIALPLQLANLHSVFHVSQLRKYVPDPSHILEIEDIQIREDLSVEVQPVCIEDTKTKELRGKTINLVRVVWDRRTCDSTWELEEEMKQLYPQLFS; encoded by the coding sequence ATGGGTGTTGGAAGAGCCCTTCGCTCGAGGAAACTTTCTCCTAAGTTCATTGGTCCATACCAAATTTTGAGACGAATTGGGCCAGTCGCTTATGAGATTGCGCTACCCCTTCAATTGGCCAATCTCCATTCagtttttcatgtatcccaactAAGAAAGTATGTACCTGATCCTTCTCACATTTTAGAAATAGAAGATATTCAAATCCGAGAAGATCTCTCAGTGGAAGTACAACCTGTTTGTATAGAAGACACTAAAACAAAGGAACTTAGAGGAAAAACTATCAATTTAGTCAGGGTAGTTTGGGATAGGAGAACATGTGACTCTACATGGGAgttagaagaagaaatgaagcaATTATACCCTCAACTATTTTCTTGA